The Zonotrichia albicollis isolate bZonAlb1 chromosome 9, bZonAlb1.hap1, whole genome shotgun sequence genome has a window encoding:
- the LOC102066727 gene encoding uncharacterized protein LOC102066727, giving the protein MGQKNCKPQPGDLIEIDRPRHKHWALYMGDGYVINLTPVGKQLLKVGIHTVPVFIRKVKKQRLKEVVQNNSWCVNNESDLCHRPLTLTEIIWRAKDCIDKDFTYRVFGSNCERFVKNLRYGDAISDQLRASVGSELQILDMTEEQDSPNPGDLIEIKRGPYEHWALYMGDGYVINLTPLDEEATTLSASSGSIRTRKARVQKELLKVARNDWAVNNMCDSFRTPLPVEEIIWRAERCNGKDVTYDVLGRRSEEFVTNLRYGGELRALLCGEMHVLDRAEDKVFPNPGDLIEIKRGRFEHWALYLGKGHVIHATIGDTSRHSSGSAFLRKAIVKKEDLVVVAGNDTWRVNNKYDCYRTPFPMKEIIRRAEPWIGKELPYRLFRKNCEHFVTMLRYGDGVSRQAKAALQNINSISSVVTAGIGVTSLAVAAGIPVVGLPLLACAPFVVAGGGGLLASIGFTSSNIARSFSSAQFEKAGRDILEQSCC; this is encoded by the exons ATGGGACAGAAGAATTGCAAACCCCAGCCCGGGGACCTGATCGAGATCGACCGGCCACGTCATAAGCACTGGGCCCTGTACATGGGGGATGGTTATGTCATCAATCTGACACCTGTAG GAAAACAACTTCTCAAGGTGGGAATCCACACTGTGCCAGTATTCATCAGAAAGGTGAAAAAACAGCGCCTGAAGGAGGTGGTGCAAAATAATTCATGGTGTGTAAATAATGAGTCTGATCTGTGCCACCGTCCTCTCACATTGACGGAGATCATTTGGCGTGCTAAAGATTGTATTGACAAGGATTTCACATATCGTGTGTTTGGTAGCAACTGTGAGCGCTTTGTGAAAAATCTCCGCTATGGAGACGCTATCTCAGACCAG TTAAGGGCTTCTGTAGGTAGTGAATTGCAAATTCTTGACATGACAGAAGAACAGGACTCCCCCAACCCTGGAGATCTGATCGAGATCAAACGAGGACCTTATGAGCACTGGGCCCTCTACATGGGGGATGGATATGTCATCAATCTCACACCTCTAG atgAAGAAGCCACAACCCTGTCAGCCAGCAGTGGGTCAATACGCACCAGAAAGGCCAGAGTTCAAAAGGAACTCCTGAAGGTGGCCAGAAATGACTGGGCTGTCAACAACATGTGTGATAGTTTCCGCACGCCTCTGCCCGTGGAGGAGATCATCTGGCGTGCTGAGCGTTGCAATGGCAAGGATGTGACATATGATGTGCTTGGTAGACGCTCTGAGGAGTTTGTGACAAATCTCCGCTATGGTGGCGAG CTGAGGGCATTGTTATGTGGAGAAATGCATGTTCTTGATAGGGCAGAAGACAAGGTCTTCCCCAACCCTGGGGATCTGATCGAGATCAAACGGGGACGTTTTGAGCACTGGGCCCTCTACTTGGGGAAAGGACATGTCATCCATGCGACAATTG GAGACACATCCAGACACAGCAGTGGGTCTGCATTTCTCAGAAAAGCCATAGTGAAGAAGGAGGATCTGGTAGTGGTGGCTGGAAATGATACATGGCGTGTCAACAACAAGTATGATTGTTACCGCACTCCTTTCCCGATGAAGGAGATCATCCGGCGTGCTGAGCCATGGATTGGCAAGGAGCTGCCATATCGTTTGTTCCGCAAGAACTGTGAGCACTTTGTGACCATGCTTCGCTACGGAGATGGAGTCTCTCGCCAG GCCAAGGCAGCACTTCAAAATATCAATTCCATTTCTTCTGTAGTGACGGCTGGGATAGGAGTTACCAGTCTTGCAGTTGCGGCTGGTATTCCTGTGGTTGGTCTTCCTCTTTTGGCCTGTGCTCCTTTTGTGGTtgctggtggtggtggtctGCTTGCCAGTATTGGTTTCACTTCCAGTAATATTGCTCGTTCCTTCTCTTCTGCCCAGTTTGAAAAGGCAGGGAGAGATATACTAGAACAGAGTTGCTGTTAG